From Fervidobacterium sp., the proteins below share one genomic window:
- a CDS encoding methyl-accepting chemotaxis protein gives MELKESLQTVNQLWGIAKAISEISSQTNLLALNASIEAARAGEFGRGFAVVADEVRKLAESTVQEVKKIEPFAKETEELFIKIGSKFDHASNTLKEVELEIEKIARITGEIAERLEQVYTLSKSIKSK, from the coding sequence ATGGAGCTTAAAGAATCGCTTCAAACAGTTAATCAACTCTGGGGTATAGCCAAAGCAATTAGTGAAATTTCGTCTCAAACAAATCTACTTGCACTTAATGCTTCAATAGAGGCTGCACGGGCTGGTGAATTTGGCAGAGGTTTTGCCGTCGTTGCAGATGAGGTGAGAAAGCTGGCTGAATCTACCGTCCAGGAAGTAAAGAAAATAGAACCGTTTGCTAAGGAAACAGAAGAATTGTTCATTAAAATAGGTTCAAAATTCGACCACGCCTCAAATACATTAAAAGAAGTTGAACTGGAAATAGAAAAAATCGCTCGTATCACCGGAGAAATAGCAGAAAGACTTGAGCAAGTCTATACTTTATCAAAGTCGATAAAATCGAAATGA
- a CDS encoding DNA-directed RNA polymerase subunit beta, producing the protein MKTYQIGKRTRHLFGKVKEIVEVPDLVEIQRKSFQELLESGILRILKKFSPITSAKVEGRRDKGFSLEFVKFRVGEPLHSVEECKQRLLTYVAPFYATVRVTDISTGEMREEEVSLGNYPVMTENQTFVINGVERVVVSQLVRSPGVYFVEEPTKNIGAKPIYLAHFLPVRGVWLEIMLNLNDETLYARIDRRKRLNLFLVLKTLGFQNDIDILSLFPTYIDVEDDYTLRQSEGIIILEKVISKSGEVLAEKGSVLTPTLVDIFREHGIEKIKVVNKYVFKTYAKLKEKLKIPMEENISELRAYMEIYKELRPGEVFRYNAAKSYWHNLYFNEERFELSEVGRYKMNKKLTNAYRKYLMEIEGKNQKIVENVEYEESFNALTPMDIILVLRMLLETEKHPETLDTKDHLANKRVKTVGELIASEFERAFSKSVHQIQEKLATYTSLDKISIPSLINLRNVIASLNSFFATNPLSQFMDQVNPIAELTHKRRLTAVGPGGLKRERARFEVRDVHHSHYGRMCPIETPEGGNIGLITSLSVYATIDRFGFLVTPYRKVVDGKLTDEVVYLAADEEENYRIASVTIAFDEYGNIVQERVPVRYLEKIVYVHKDEVDLVDISPKQIVSVTTSLIPFLEHDDANRALMGSNMQRQAVPLVKPEAPLVGTGMEYYAAIYSGHVVIAKNDGVVKKVDGRKIIVHRTNENGELLYDKKGNPIVDEYNLLKYVRSNQDTSINQRPIVNVGEFVKRGTPIADGPATDNGELALGKNVLVAFLPWEGYNFEDAILVSEELLEDDTFTSVHIEVYETTARETRVGPEEITAEIPNVSKENLRNLDENGIIRIGAYVGKQKYFSSQDILVGKVTPKGESDASPEEKIMRSVFGEKGKDVKDSSLRVPHGVEGRVIGVHVFHKEEVGDLGPGVNTLVRVYLATRKPLEVGDKLAGRHGNKGVVSMILPKEDMPFLPDGTPVQVVLSPLGVPSRMNIGQVLETSLGWLAKLTNRYFATPVFDGAKEDEILPELYKARESLKLHYGDDPENPSGKVVLRDGRTGKEFDYPVLVGYMYIMKLIHIARDKIHARATGPYSLIHQQPLGGKAQFGGQRFGEMEVWALEAYGASYTLNEMLTVKSDDIKGRTEVYKAIMKSKNLPEPGLPESFKVLVRELKGLALDVRVYDERGNEIDIEKL; encoded by the coding sequence ATGAAAACCTACCAAATTGGTAAGAGAACAAGGCATCTTTTTGGAAAAGTCAAAGAGATTGTAGAAGTCCCCGACCTTGTTGAGATTCAGCGTAAATCTTTCCAAGAACTCCTTGAAAGTGGTATATTGCGTATTCTTAAGAAGTTCAGTCCTATAACCTCAGCAAAAGTCGAAGGTAGAAGGGACAAAGGTTTTAGCCTTGAGTTTGTCAAATTCAGAGTAGGTGAACCATTGCACTCTGTTGAAGAATGTAAGCAGAGGTTGTTAACATATGTTGCTCCTTTTTACGCAACAGTTAGAGTTACTGATATTTCAACTGGTGAAATGCGTGAAGAGGAAGTTTCACTTGGCAATTATCCTGTGATGACAGAAAATCAAACGTTTGTTATTAACGGTGTTGAACGGGTAGTTGTAAGTCAACTTGTCAGAAGCCCCGGTGTTTATTTTGTTGAAGAGCCAACCAAAAATATAGGTGCAAAACCAATATATTTGGCTCACTTTTTACCCGTCCGTGGTGTTTGGCTTGAAATAATGTTGAATCTCAACGATGAAACACTTTACGCAAGAATTGATAGAAGAAAGAGATTAAACCTTTTCCTCGTTTTGAAAACCCTTGGATTTCAAAATGATATAGATATTCTGTCGCTTTTTCCAACTTACATCGATGTTGAAGACGATTATACCTTGAGGCAATCAGAAGGAATAATAATTCTTGAGAAGGTTATTTCAAAAAGTGGCGAAGTTTTAGCCGAAAAGGGGTCTGTTTTAACACCTACCTTAGTTGATATATTCAGAGAACATGGAATTGAAAAGATAAAGGTTGTTAACAAGTACGTTTTTAAAACATATGCGAAATTAAAAGAAAAGCTCAAGATACCTATGGAAGAGAATATAAGCGAATTGAGAGCTTATATGGAAATTTACAAAGAACTCAGACCCGGTGAAGTCTTTAGGTACAATGCAGCAAAATCGTATTGGCATAATCTATACTTTAACGAAGAACGTTTTGAACTTTCTGAGGTTGGACGCTACAAGATGAATAAGAAATTGACAAATGCTTATAGGAAATATCTGATGGAAATTGAGGGTAAGAATCAAAAAATTGTTGAGAACGTTGAATATGAAGAAAGCTTTAATGCTTTAACACCGATGGATATAATACTTGTTCTTAGAATGCTTCTTGAGACTGAGAAACATCCAGAAACACTTGACACAAAAGATCATCTTGCAAACAAAAGAGTTAAAACCGTTGGTGAACTAATTGCCTCTGAGTTTGAGAGGGCATTTTCAAAATCAGTTCACCAAATCCAAGAAAAATTGGCTACGTACACTAGCCTTGACAAAATCTCGATACCAAGTTTGATTAACTTAAGAAATGTAATTGCTTCGCTAAATAGTTTCTTTGCAACCAATCCATTATCACAATTCATGGATCAGGTGAACCCAATAGCGGAATTAACTCATAAAAGAAGGTTAACAGCTGTAGGACCAGGTGGGTTAAAAAGAGAAAGGGCAAGATTCGAGGTTCGCGACGTTCACCATTCACATTACGGTAGAATGTGCCCTATTGAAACTCCAGAAGGAGGTAACATAGGTCTTATAACCTCTCTGTCTGTTTATGCCACGATTGATAGATTTGGATTTTTGGTAACACCGTATAGGAAAGTTGTCGATGGAAAACTTACGGATGAAGTTGTTTACTTGGCTGCAGATGAGGAAGAAAATTACAGAATTGCGTCTGTGACAATTGCTTTTGATGAATATGGGAATATTGTTCAAGAAAGGGTACCTGTTAGATATTTGGAAAAGATAGTTTATGTCCATAAAGATGAGGTTGACTTAGTCGACATTTCTCCCAAGCAAATAGTGAGTGTTACAACATCGTTAATTCCGTTTCTTGAGCATGATGATGCAAACCGTGCGCTGATGGGTTCAAATATGCAAAGGCAAGCTGTGCCACTTGTCAAACCCGAGGCTCCACTTGTGGGTACTGGTATGGAATATTATGCGGCTATATACTCTGGACATGTAGTCATTGCAAAAAATGACGGTGTAGTTAAAAAAGTAGACGGTAGAAAGATTATAGTTCACAGAACAAATGAAAATGGAGAGTTACTATATGACAAAAAGGGTAACCCAATCGTTGATGAGTACAATCTTTTGAAATATGTTAGGTCAAACCAAGATACATCGATTAACCAAAGACCAATTGTAAATGTTGGTGAGTTTGTAAAAAGAGGTACACCAATAGCCGACGGTCCTGCTACCGACAATGGTGAGCTTGCACTTGGTAAAAATGTACTTGTTGCGTTCTTACCTTGGGAAGGATATAACTTTGAGGATGCAATTCTTGTTAGTGAAGAGCTTCTTGAAGATGACACATTCACTTCTGTTCACATAGAGGTGTATGAAACAACAGCTAGGGAGACGCGTGTTGGTCCAGAAGAAATAACCGCTGAGATACCGAACGTCTCAAAGGAAAATTTAAGAAATCTTGATGAAAACGGTATCATTCGGATAGGAGCGTACGTTGGTAAACAGAAATATTTCAGTTCGCAAGATATATTGGTTGGTAAAGTCACACCAAAAGGAGAAAGCGATGCAAGTCCTGAAGAAAAAATAATGAGATCTGTCTTTGGTGAAAAAGGTAAAGATGTAAAAGACTCTTCACTCAGAGTACCTCACGGTGTCGAAGGTAGAGTTATAGGTGTACATGTTTTTCATAAAGAAGAAGTTGGTGATTTAGGTCCAGGTGTTAACACACTTGTTAGAGTTTATCTCGCTACAAGAAAACCTCTTGAGGTTGGAGATAAACTTGCAGGTAGGCATGGTAACAAAGGCGTTGTTTCAATGATTCTTCCAAAAGAAGATATGCCATTTTTACCAGATGGTACGCCTGTACAAGTTGTGTTAAGTCCTCTTGGTGTTCCATCACGTATGAACATTGGTCAGGTACTTGAGACATCACTTGGATGGCTAGCTAAGTTGACAAATAGATATTTTGCTACTCCTGTTTTTGATGGTGCAAAGGAAGATGAAATATTACCAGAACTTTACAAAGCAAGAGAGTCGTTGAAACTACACTATGGAGATGATCCAGAAAATCCGTCTGGCAAGGTTGTATTGAGGGATGGTAGGACAGGTAAAGAATTTGACTATCCAGTACTCGTAGGCTACATGTACATTATGAAACTTATTCACATAGCACGTGATAAGATTCATGCACGAGCAACTGGACCATACTCGCTTATCCATCAGCAACCACTCGGTGGTAAAGCACAATTCGGTGGTCAAAGATTTGGAGAGATGGAAGTCTGGGCACTTGAAGCGTATGGAGCTTCTTATACACTAAATGAAATGTTGACTGTTAAAAGTGACGATATTAAAGGTAGAACAGAAGTTTACAAAGCAATAATGAAAAGCAAGAATTTACCTGAACCTGGTTTGCCAGAAAGCTTCAAAGTCTTGGTACGTGAATTGAAGGGGCTTGCACTCGATGTAAGGGTATACGATGAACGTGGTAATGAAATCGATATAGAAAAACTATAG
- a CDS encoding DNA-directed RNA polymerase subunit beta', which yields MSSSFKRKIASVKVRVASSEVIRNWSSGEVKKAETINYRTFKPEREGLFCERIFGPVKDYECACGKYSGKKYEGTVCEKCGVRVESKDARRRRFGHIELAAPVTHVWYLKNTPSIIATLLDMSVKDIENIVYFGSRRVNERVFIVTNPKNTPFIKGSILNQTEYEIYAKKWDFEVSPAYIVKEPRAPLVSEIDGEIRIKHEKTHTDRDLYWITVRNVSKVELRVYTGMVLNFKDGDQVSQGDEIVSEKRVDAIFAPFDGTVEVDELSETITVNPLPTSKNTPITFSLPYGVRALVKNGEKIKKGQQLTTETILYSVIAPVSGTLRYSKQLNLRPLENGLYEVLTTGNVYIENVQQVKQYPVFEGAWIYVQDGEVVKEGDVLADRFLFEEEKLTVEEYKLFSQYYHGMFIVEEQIENDKPIMVVTDVNPEVTEETGITKGQIITQQDYEAYIRIYPGKIEAETGAMAIRKLLEQIDLEVLRAEIEAELKKIPKSSVKAKKLLKKLKIVKDLIDSETKPEWMVLEALPVVPPEIRPMIQIDGGRFATTDLNDLYRRVIMRNNRLKKLLEMNAPEVIVRNEKRMLQEAVDNLIYNGKIGKAYVDRNGRPLKSLTDLIRGKKGRFRRNLLGKRVDYSGRAVIVVGPHLKIHECGLPKKMALELFEPFVIAELSKEENVEATQTKVKKYRKELQREDPKAWEKLEKVIQGRVVLLNRAPTLHRMSIQAFEPKLIEGNAIQLHPLVCPPFNADFDGDQMAVHLPLSPAAQAEARLLMLSRYNIISPAHGKPISMPGKDIVAGIYYLTMVNKNYENIQPEDIRWKFSSPEEAELAYEFGYIKLHEPILVNIKGQVLKTTFGRVIFNSILPDELRDYTKTFGKNGIKDVVYKTFKNHGIDRTADLLDNIKDLGFHYATISGLTISLKDFMISPKKNEIISDALKKIDHIERLYDEGLLSDDEKYKETIKIWTEATNLVQEETYRYLGENPFNPVYIMVDSGARGNKDQLKQLSGMRGLMADPSGRTIEIPIISNFREGLSVLEFFISTHGARKGSADTALRTSSAGYLTRRLVDVVQSVIITEPDCGTHEGVRATLLRSSDNFVVEKIEDFIFGRVLAKDVYEPGTGNVLMNPENGKLYTRDVLILDEDARFLSKYKKRVNVVEEGVLELVSGNIPDVYAELAEDVDIRVEVLPAETEIDWEVIRKLREANVKSVKIKLYPIVGNVIAEEVIWDKNKKVQIAVEEEQVDITLAKLLEENNIESVYVRPEIYVRSVLTCESEVGVCAKCYGLDLSNHKIVNVGESVGIIAAQSIGEPGTQLTMRTFHTGGIATTADITQGLPRVEELFEARKKTKDPEGVFSKVKGTVIDISQDEPKKIYIQDELGNVHEYEVPSRVRVNVIVGQKVLPGQSLTSGSLKVRKILEELGPEETATYLLKEIKRVYVQQGVDIHDKHFELIIRQMLNKAEVIDSGDTDFLPGDLVPISVLNKINKEIMEGNAKIELNRKRVIGRTLAKHILIKDESGEIVKLASEGEEITEQLLEKLVENGIKEVVTLNHDKEREIYQIMPKETVKYKRRLLRITQASLEYEGWLSAASFQQTQQVLTDAAIKGAIDYLKGLKENVIVGQLIPAGTGYEIFSAVQYEETPRLAKEEKEKLA from the coding sequence ATGAGTTCTTCTTTCAAAAGAAAGATTGCAAGTGTAAAAGTACGAGTAGCGTCTTCTGAAGTTATAAGGAATTGGTCGAGTGGAGAAGTTAAGAAAGCGGAAACTATAAATTACCGTACCTTTAAACCTGAAAGGGAAGGACTTTTCTGTGAAAGGATATTTGGACCTGTAAAAGATTACGAATGTGCTTGTGGAAAATACAGTGGGAAAAAATACGAAGGTACGGTTTGTGAGAAATGTGGTGTAAGAGTAGAATCCAAAGATGCAAGGCGAAGACGATTTGGACATATAGAACTTGCAGCTCCTGTGACACATGTTTGGTATTTGAAAAATACTCCAAGTATAATTGCTACACTTCTTGACATGAGTGTTAAGGATATTGAGAACATAGTGTATTTTGGGAGTAGGCGAGTGAATGAGCGTGTTTTCATAGTTACGAATCCAAAAAATACCCCATTTATTAAAGGTTCAATACTTAACCAGACTGAATATGAAATTTACGCCAAAAAATGGGATTTTGAAGTATCTCCGGCGTACATTGTTAAAGAGCCGAGGGCCCCTTTAGTATCCGAGATAGATGGAGAAATACGTATAAAACATGAGAAAACTCACACAGATAGAGATTTGTATTGGATAACTGTACGTAACGTTTCAAAAGTAGAGTTAAGGGTATACACTGGTATGGTATTGAACTTTAAAGATGGAGATCAGGTTAGTCAAGGTGATGAAATTGTTTCGGAAAAGAGAGTGGATGCTATATTTGCTCCATTCGATGGAACAGTTGAAGTAGATGAACTTTCAGAGACTATAACGGTCAATCCACTTCCAACAAGTAAGAATACACCTATCACATTTTCTTTACCGTACGGTGTAAGAGCACTTGTAAAAAACGGTGAAAAAATAAAGAAAGGCCAACAGCTTACAACTGAAACAATTCTTTATAGTGTGATAGCACCTGTTTCAGGTACATTAAGATACAGCAAACAACTCAACTTAAGACCTTTAGAAAACGGACTTTACGAAGTACTAACTACAGGTAATGTATACATCGAAAATGTTCAGCAAGTGAAGCAGTACCCAGTTTTTGAAGGTGCATGGATTTATGTACAAGATGGAGAAGTGGTGAAAGAAGGGGATGTGCTCGCAGATAGATTTCTTTTTGAAGAAGAAAAGTTGACAGTTGAAGAGTACAAACTTTTCAGCCAATACTACCATGGAATGTTTATAGTTGAAGAGCAAATAGAAAATGATAAACCAATAATGGTCGTTACGGATGTAAATCCAGAAGTTACTGAGGAGACTGGAATAACCAAAGGGCAAATCATAACTCAGCAAGACTATGAAGCATATATAAGAATATACCCGGGTAAGATAGAAGCTGAAACCGGTGCAATGGCTATAAGGAAATTGCTCGAACAGATAGATTTGGAAGTACTTAGAGCAGAAATAGAAGCCGAATTGAAGAAAATACCAAAAAGCAGTGTTAAAGCTAAAAAGCTGTTAAAAAAGCTTAAGATAGTTAAAGATCTTATAGACAGTGAAACAAAACCTGAATGGATGGTTCTTGAGGCACTTCCTGTCGTTCCACCCGAAATAAGACCAATGATACAAATTGACGGTGGAAGGTTTGCAACAACTGACTTAAACGATCTGTACAGAAGAGTAATAATGAGAAACAACAGGCTCAAAAAACTTCTTGAAATGAATGCACCAGAAGTTATTGTAAGGAACGAGAAAAGAATGCTCCAGGAAGCTGTCGATAATCTCATATACAATGGAAAGATAGGAAAAGCTTACGTTGATAGGAACGGAAGACCGTTGAAATCGCTTACAGATCTTATCAGGGGTAAAAAAGGTAGATTCAGAAGGAATCTGCTTGGTAAACGTGTCGATTATTCAGGACGCGCAGTTATAGTTGTTGGTCCTCACTTGAAGATACACGAATGTGGTCTTCCAAAGAAAATGGCTCTCGAACTCTTTGAACCATTCGTTATTGCCGAACTTTCTAAGGAAGAAAACGTCGAAGCAACGCAAACAAAGGTTAAGAAATACAGAAAAGAACTCCAAAGGGAAGATCCAAAAGCTTGGGAAAAGCTTGAGAAGGTAATCCAAGGAAGAGTTGTATTATTAAATAGGGCACCAACACTCCATAGAATGTCTATCCAGGCGTTTGAACCGAAGCTGATAGAAGGAAACGCTATACAGTTACATCCATTGGTTTGTCCACCATTTAATGCAGATTTCGATGGTGACCAAATGGCTGTTCATTTGCCACTGTCACCAGCTGCACAAGCAGAAGCAAGACTGCTGATGCTTTCACGATATAACATAATCTCGCCAGCTCACGGCAAACCAATTTCAATGCCAGGAAAAGACATCGTTGCAGGAATTTACTATCTAACGATGGTGAATAAAAATTACGAGAATATTCAACCGGAAGACATAAGATGGAAATTTTCGAGTCCGGAGGAAGCTGAACTTGCTTATGAATTTGGTTATATAAAATTACACGAACCAATACTTGTTAATATAAAAGGGCAAGTGTTGAAAACAACATTTGGACGTGTTATATTCAATTCAATATTACCCGATGAACTCAGAGACTATACCAAAACATTTGGCAAAAATGGAATTAAAGATGTTGTTTACAAAACATTTAAGAACCATGGTATCGATAGGACAGCTGATCTGCTTGATAACATCAAAGATCTCGGATTTCATTATGCAACGATATCCGGACTTACGATAAGTCTCAAAGACTTTATGATTTCGCCGAAAAAGAATGAAATAATATCGGATGCACTTAAGAAAATTGATCATATTGAAAGGTTATACGATGAGGGTTTACTCAGTGATGATGAAAAATACAAAGAAACGATCAAAATATGGACGGAAGCCACGAACCTTGTTCAAGAAGAGACGTATAGGTATCTCGGAGAAAATCCGTTCAACCCAGTTTACATAATGGTTGATTCTGGAGCAAGAGGTAACAAAGACCAACTCAAGCAACTCTCGGGTATGAGGGGGCTCATGGCTGATCCTTCTGGTCGAACAATAGAAATACCTATTATTTCAAACTTCCGAGAAGGATTATCAGTGCTTGAATTTTTCATAAGTACTCACGGTGCGAGAAAAGGTTCAGCCGATACGGCCCTTAGAACAAGTTCAGCAGGATATCTTACAAGAAGACTTGTTGATGTTGTGCAAAGTGTAATCATTACAGAGCCTGATTGTGGTACCCACGAAGGGGTTCGTGCAACGTTACTCAGAAGTTCTGATAACTTTGTCGTTGAGAAGATAGAAGATTTTATATTTGGAAGGGTACTTGCAAAAGACGTTTACGAACCGGGTACAGGTAATGTGTTAATGAACCCAGAGAACGGAAAACTTTATACAAGAGATGTACTTATACTTGATGAAGATGCAAGATTTCTTTCAAAGTACAAAAAGAGGGTAAATGTTGTAGAAGAAGGTGTACTTGAGCTTGTCAGTGGTAATATTCCTGATGTATACGCTGAACTTGCTGAAGATGTTGATATTCGTGTGGAAGTTTTGCCAGCTGAGACAGAGATAGATTGGGAGGTTATTAGAAAATTAAGAGAAGCAAATGTAAAGAGTGTTAAGATAAAATTATACCCCATCGTTGGAAATGTCATAGCCGAAGAAGTGATATGGGACAAAAATAAGAAAGTGCAAATCGCTGTTGAAGAAGAGCAAGTCGATATTACATTGGCAAAGTTACTTGAGGAAAACAATATTGAGAGCGTATATGTTAGACCGGAAATATATGTTAGATCTGTGTTAACGTGTGAATCAGAAGTAGGAGTTTGTGCTAAATGTTACGGTCTTGATCTTTCCAATCACAAGATAGTTAACGTTGGTGAATCAGTAGGTATAATAGCTGCGCAATCTATTGGTGAACCAGGTACACAACTTACCATGCGTACATTCCATACTGGAGGTATTGCAACAACAGCAGATATTACCCAAGGTTTACCAAGAGTTGAGGAATTATTTGAAGCAAGGAAAAAAACGAAGGATCCAGAAGGAGTGTTTTCAAAAGTTAAGGGGACTGTAATAGACATTTCTCAAGATGAGCCAAAGAAGATATACATACAAGACGAACTCGGAAATGTCCACGAATATGAGGTTCCGTCAAGGGTAAGGGTAAACGTAATTGTTGGACAGAAAGTATTACCTGGTCAATCACTTACCAGCGGCTCTCTAAAAGTCAGAAAAATACTTGAAGAACTGGGACCCGAAGAGACAGCTACTTACCTACTGAAAGAAATAAAGAGGGTTTATGTACAACAAGGTGTCGATATTCACGATAAACACTTTGAACTCATAATTAGACAGATGCTTAACAAAGCTGAAGTAATCGATTCTGGTGATACAGACTTCTTACCGGGTGATCTTGTACCAATTAGTGTTCTCAACAAAATTAACAAGGAAATTATGGAAGGTAATGCTAAAATAGAACTGAACAGAAAAAGAGTAATAGGAAGAACCCTTGCAAAGCATATTTTAATCAAGGATGAAAGCGGAGAAATTGTGAAACTGGCTTCAGAAGGTGAGGAAATTACCGAACAACTACTTGAAAAGCTTGTAGAAAATGGTATTAAAGAAGTAGTAACTCTCAATCATGACAAAGAAAGGGAGATTTACCAAATAATGCCAAAAGAAACAGTAAAATACAAAAGAAGACTATTGAGAATTACACAGGCATCCTTAGAATACGAAGGCTGGCTTAGTGCTGCAAGTTTCCAACAAACACAACAAGTACTTACAGATGCAGCTATAAAAGGTGCGATAGATTATCTCAAAGGTTTGAAAGAAAACGTCATTGTAGGGCAGCTGATTCCCGCAGGTACAGGTTACGAGATATTCTCTGCTGTGCAGTACGAAGAAACTCCAAGGTTGGCAAAAGAGGAAAAAGAAAAACTTGCTTAA
- the rplL gene encoding 50S ribosomal protein L7/L12, protein MTLEELVKAIESLTVAELAQLVKMLEERFGVSAAAPVMAAMPVAAAAAPAAAVEEKDTFDVLLKSFGAKKVEVIKVVREITGLGLKEAKDLVEKAGAPDAFIKQGVKKEEAEDIKKKITEVGGEVEIK, encoded by the coding sequence ATGACATTGGAAGAACTCGTAAAAGCGATCGAAAGTTTAACCGTTGCAGAACTTGCCCAACTTGTCAAAATGCTTGAAGAAAGATTTGGTGTTAGCGCAGCAGCCCCAGTCATGGCAGCTATGCCTGTAGCAGCTGCAGCAGCTCCAGCCGCAGCTGTAGAAGAAAAAGATACATTTGATGTTCTGCTCAAGAGCTTCGGTGCAAAGAAAGTGGAAGTTATTAAAGTCGTAAGAGAAATCACAGGTCTTGGTCTTAAAGAAGCAAAAGACTTGGTGGAAAAAGCAGGTGCGCCAGATGCATTCATTAAGCAAGGTGTAAAGAAAGAAGAAGCAGAGGATATCAAGAAAAAGATTACAGAAGTTGGAGGAGAAGTTGAAATAAAGTAA
- the rplJ gene encoding 50S ribosomal protein L10 codes for MLRRPEKEQLVQELTGEFENSSLVLFADFKGLTVAQMTKLRRSLREKFGAGARLTVVKNTLLKMALKNSGYDIENHGTALFGPTAVLYVTEGDPVEAIKIFYNFVKENKGVPTCKGVYLEKKFFPGEQLEELSKLPSREQLIAMVVGGIQAPIRGLVNSLAGVLRSVMYALNAIKEKKEQQ; via the coding sequence GTGCTTAGAAGACCTGAAAAAGAACAACTTGTCCAGGAGTTGACGGGCGAATTCGAAAACTCATCGTTGGTTTTGTTTGCAGATTTCAAAGGTTTAACAGTCGCTCAAATGACCAAATTGAGAAGGTCGTTGAGAGAAAAGTTTGGAGCCGGCGCAAGGTTAACTGTTGTCAAAAACACGCTTTTAAAAATGGCTCTTAAAAACTCAGGCTATGATATTGAAAACCACGGTACAGCATTGTTTGGTCCAACAGCAGTTTTGTACGTTACAGAAGGTGATCCAGTAGAGGCTATAAAAATTTTCTATAACTTCGTCAAAGAAAACAAAGGAGTACCTACTTGCAAAGGTGTGTACCTTGAGAAAAAGTTCTTCCCAGGCGAACAACTGGAAGAATTGTCGAAGCTTCCATCAAGAGAACAACTCATTGCAATGGTTGTTGGCGGAATCCAAGCACCCATCCGTGGGTTGGTCAATTCTCTTGCCGGTGTGCTTAGAAGTGTTATGTACGCTCTTAACGCAATTAAGGAGAAAAAAGAGCAACAATAA